In Populus nigra chromosome 1, ddPopNigr1.1, whole genome shotgun sequence, one genomic interval encodes:
- the LOC133692568 gene encoding vacuolar protein sorting-associated protein 2 homolog 1-like codes for MSFLFGKRKTPSELLRENKRMMDKSIREIERERQGLQTQEKKLIVEIKKNAKQGQMGAVRVMAKDLIRTRHQIEKFYKLKSQLQGVALRIQTLKSTQAMGEAMKGVTKAMGQMNRQMNLPSLQKIMQEFERQNEKMEMTSEVMGDAIDDALEGDEEEEETEELVNQVLDEIGIGINNELVNAPSAAVSVPAAKNKVAQAESTGNHEDGGGGIDDDLQARLDNLRKM; via the exons ATGAGTTTTCTTTtcggaaaaagaaaaaccccaTCTG AACTGTTGAGGGAAAACAAGAGGATGATGGATAAATCAATAAGAGAAATAGAGAGGGAAAGACAAGGACTGCAAACTCAAGAGAAGAAGCTCATTGTCGAGATCAAGAAAAATGCTAAACAAGGTCAAATG GGGGCTGTGAGAGTAATGGCAAAAGATCTGATTCGAACGCGGCATCAGATTGAAAAATTCTATAAGCTTAAATCGCAACTCCAGGGTGTAGCCTTGAGAATTCAG ACATTGAAATCAACTCAAGCAATGGGGGAAGCCATGAAAGGTGTCACGAAGGCCATGGGTCAAATGAATAGGCAAATGAACTTGCCGTCATTGCAGAAGATAATGCAAGAGTTTGAGAGACAGAATGAGAAGATGGAAATGACATCTGAGGTGATGGGAGATGCTATTGACGATGCTTTGGAAGGGgatgaagaagaggaagaaacagAAGAGCTTGTGAATCAAGTGCTTGATGAAATTGGAATTGGCATCAATAATGAG CTTGTGAATGCACCGTCAGCTGCTGTCTCTGTGCCAGCTGCGAAGAACAAGGTTGCCCAAGCCGAATCCACTGGGAATCATGAAGATGGTGGGGGTGGGATAGACGATGATTTACAAGCACGATTAGATAATTTAAGAAAGATGTGA